One stretch of Rana temporaria chromosome 10, aRanTem1.1, whole genome shotgun sequence DNA includes these proteins:
- the LOC120915425 gene encoding uncharacterized protein LOC120915425, producing the protein MSDSADSDVQQNKRTKRQKSRGPIYTKEENAALVAAVSKEKVTLFCQSVPASEKSAAWERVRDSVNAVSKFHRPTNGVRHRFYDCRATVTKKMQRLRLGQNRGKPIKLREWEAELRDVLLAEDVPGFSSRGQNHRAGDQETSSLEGSAPTPSTSYQQHSGESCIQDPPASASGRTIAPPQDQQYHPERRVQCSPHSPVLLLERLEIQPEITPIIPQTPDFSPGPEEEHRGQGSFIQPPHALMPPTAVPPFPTVQEIILRELIELRCDNRKLQRKVKRLTRLTHQLSRQQTESFEIILARASQQHN; encoded by the exons atgTCAGATAGTGCGGACTCAGATGTGCAGCAGAACAAGCGAACCAAGAGACAGAAATCAAGGGGACCCATATATACCAAAGAGGAGAATGCTGCATTGGTTGCTGCAGTATCAAAAGAAAAAGTGACACTCTTCTGCCAATCCGTGCCAGCATCTGAGAAGTCAGCAGCCTGGGAACGAGTCCGGGACTCCGTGAATGCGGTCTCCAAGTTTCACAGGCCCACCAATGGCGTCAGACACAg GTTCTATGATTGTCGGGCAACGGTTACAAAGAAGATGCAGAGGCTTCGACTAGGACAAAACCGAGGAAAGCCTATCAAGTTGCGAGAGTGGGAGGCGGAGCTAAGAGATGTCCTTCTGGCAGAGGATGTCCCTGGATTCAGCAGCAGGGGTCAAAATCATAGAGCTGGTG ATCAAGAAACATCATCCTTGGAAGGATCAGCTCCAACTCCAAGTACATCCTATCAACAACATTCTGGTG AAAGCTGCATTCAAGACCCTCCAGCATCGGCTTCTGGCAGGACCATTGCTCCTCCTCAGG ATCAGCAATACCACCCTGAGAGGAGAGTACAGTGCAGCCCGCACTCTCCTGTTCTTCTTTTGGAGAGGCTGGAGATTCAGCCAGAGATTACCCCTATCATTCCCCAGACTCCTGATTTCTCCCCCGGCccagaggaggagcacagaggacaagGTTCATTCATTCAGCCACCCCATGCCCTGATGCCACCTACTGCTGTACCGCCTTTCCCAACTGTGCAGGAGATCATTCTGAGGGAGCTTATAGAATTAAGGTGTGACAACCGAAAACTACAACGAAAGGTCAAAAGGCTTACCCGGCTTACCCATCAGTTGAGCAGGCAGCAAACTGAGAGTTTTGAAATAATTTTGGCCCGGGCAAGCCAACAACACAATTAG